DNA sequence from the Candidatus Peregrinibacteria bacterium genome:
TGTGGAAAAAAACATTGCTGAGTCTAATTGGTGAGAGGAAAAAGTACAAGAAAAAAACATTACTTTTCCGGAGCCACTTCGTAATAGTCGAGGAGAAATTCTGCAATGAGTTTAAAAGTTGGTGCCGCAGTGTTTTCTCCCCAAGTACTTGGACCGATTCTGGGACGATCAAATTTCACCAGAATAACGAATTTTGGATCGTCTGCTGGAGCATATCCTGCAAAGCTCGTAATAGTAGAACCATCGTGGGATGTATCTTCATAATTCCCGTCAGCTCCCGCAATTTGTGATGTTCCAGTTTTTCCGGCAACTTTATATCCGGGAACTCCACCCTTTCTGGCTACGCCATTTTCCACTGAAGAAACAAGCATTGATGTAAGAGTTGCAGCAGTATCAGCCTTCAGCACGCTTTTGTATTTTGGTTCAGTTTTTTGAGTACTGCCATCCGGATGTTGGATTTCCGAAACAATATGAGGTTCCGGAAGGAGTCCTCCATTTGCAAGTGTAGACCATGCAGTAATAACCTGAAGCGGCGTTGTTGAAATTCCCTGTCCAAACGCGGTATTTAAAAGTGCGGCAGTTGACCACTTTGTGTAATGATTTAGTTTTCCAGGAATTTCTTGCGCCAATTCTACAAATGTTTCTTTTCCAAATCCAAATTCATTCAGATATTCATACATCACTCCTTTTCCGAGTTTTTTCGCTACAGCCGCCATTCCTAAATTTGCTGATCGTTCGAGGACTTGTATCATGGTCTGCACACCCAAATATTTCCCGTCTCCATTTTTAATTGGCACGAGTTCTCCTCCAACATCGACTTGAATTGGTCCGTTCTCAATGTATGTTGAAGAAGGGCGAACTTCACCGGTATCGAGTCCAATAGACATGACGACTGGTTTAAATACTGATCCCGGTTCATATATTTCCTGAACAGTTTTATTCAAATATGAGCGAGGTCCTGCGAAATTTTCATAAATATAAAATTCAGGATTGTATTCAAGTTTCCAGGCTTCTTCATATTCATCAAATGTTGCAGGGATAAGTTCTTCACTCGGATCCTCAGGATTTTTTTTCAGAAGTGGAATAGATTTGCCAATGGAATTAAAATCATCGGGAGTTATTCTCCGTGTGAGATAAACATTTCCAAATTCATTCGGATTAAATGTCGGATAATTTGCCATCGCCAGAATATATCCGTTTTTTGGATTCATGACGATCACTTGTCCGGAATCAGCTTTATATGCGTGAACTCGCTCTGCCAAAACATCCTCCACCTTTTTTTGAATAATGCGATCAAGAGTGAGAACAACATCACTTCCGTCAATGGCTTTCTGAAAATCTTCAACAGAGAGACCAATAGATCTTCCTATGGTATCAGTTCTCCCGGTGTAGACCCCCTTTTGACCAGAAAGAATCCCATTAAGTTTTTCTTCTACTCCATACTGACCAGTGCCGTCATGATTTACAAATCCCAAAACCTGCGAGGCAAGTTCGTTCTCCGGATAATAACGCAAATTTTTTGGTTCCAAAATTATTCCTTTAAAGTAATCAGGAATTGCCGTAGCCGTTGATTTTTTTTCAGCAAAAAGACGGGCTCGATCGCGTTTATGCTCCAGTGTATATTTATCCTTGAGATCTCGTATTTTTTTTGATTCTTCAGGAGAAAGTTGCCTTTTTATAAGTACATACCTGTTTTCAGTATTAATTTTCCGAAAAATCTCAGCTTTTTTTTTCTGAAGAGCTTCCTCAAAAGTCGGGAGAAGCGGATCCTCATGAAGAAGTTCCTGACTCTTTTCATCAATTTTTGGTTCGGGATAAATCACGCTTTCCTCGGGGCATAAAGTTGGATCTTTTTGGCATGCTGCATATTCTTCTTCACGGAAAATAATAGGGGTGAGAAGTTCGACCACTAAATGCTTATCAGGAGTTTCCTCTGCATCCACCCGGAGTTCATCAAGAGAAGTGTTAAGCGCCAATTTGAGGAGATTCCCTGTTTTAGAATCTCTTACAAGAATATTTCCTCTGCGAGCGGAAAATTCAATCTCAGAAGAAACTTGCGATTGAATTTTCTTTTGGTAATATGATCCATTGACGACTTGAAGCTGAAATAATCTCACAAAGATAATTCCAAAAACGAGAATTACT
Encoded proteins:
- a CDS encoding penicillin-binding protein 2; this encodes MVRKKWRNRWRTSASSGSILFPNRIRILTAVVILVFGIIFVRLFQLQVVNGSYYQKKIQSQVSSEIEFSARRGNILVRDSKTGNLLKLALNTSLDELRVDAEETPDKHLVVELLTPIIFREEEYAACQKDPTLCPEESVIYPEPKIDEKSQELLHEDPLLPTFEEALQKKKAEIFRKINTENRYVLIKRQLSPEESKKIRDLKDKYTLEHKRDRARLFAEKKSTATAIPDYFKGIILEPKNLRYYPENELASQVLGFVNHDGTGQYGVEEKLNGILSGQKGVYTGRTDTIGRSIGLSVEDFQKAIDGSDVVLTLDRIIQKKVEDVLAERVHAYKADSGQVIVMNPKNGYILAMANYPTFNPNEFGNVYLTRRITPDDFNSIGKSIPLLKKNPEDPSEELIPATFDEYEEAWKLEYNPEFYIYENFAGPRSYLNKTVQEIYEPGSVFKPVVMSIGLDTGEVRPSSTYIENGPIQVDVGGELVPIKNGDGKYLGVQTMIQVLERSANLGMAAVAKKLGKGVMYEYLNEFGFGKETFVELAQEIPGKLNHYTKWSTAALLNTAFGQGISTTPLQVITAWSTLANGGLLPEPHIVSEIQHPDGSTQKTEPKYKSVLKADTAATLTSMLVSSVENGVARKGGVPGYKVAGKTGTSQIAGADGNYEDTSHDGSTITSFAGYAPADDPKFVILVKFDRPRIGPSTWGENTAAPTFKLIAEFLLDYYEVAPEK